One stretch of Gemmatimonadaceae bacterium DNA includes these proteins:
- a CDS encoding amidohydrolase family protein: protein MRRTVQQPTLFERVLFKVRVVERPSYGILDTATVSHSPAQAARVFADVARHSMWVTPTLTLHDLMLRIAPRDPVARDTSLMTEPPKDVERKRSPHVIALATSKWKLFTRLIRELRDAHVPLLAGTDIPLQAAPGFSLQMELALLQSAGLTPLEALRTGTLNPAQYQHAQDSLGTVAAGRLADLVVLRDDPLRDVRAVRSIDFVVSRGRVYARRDLDAMVEQARVALRELRLSEKTRHMAER from the coding sequence ATGCGGCGCACCGTGCAGCAGCCCACGCTGTTCGAGCGCGTGCTCTTCAAGGTCAGGGTTGTGGAGCGGCCAAGCTATGGGATCCTTGACACAGCGACGGTCTCGCATTCGCCCGCACAGGCAGCGAGGGTCTTTGCGGATGTGGCGCGGCACAGCATGTGGGTGACCCCCACGCTGACGCTGCACGATCTGATGTTGCGCATTGCACCGCGTGATCCGGTGGCGCGTGACACGAGTCTCATGACCGAACCGCCCAAAGACGTCGAACGGAAACGCAGTCCACACGTGATCGCCCTGGCGACCTCCAAGTGGAAGCTGTTTACCCGCTTGATCCGTGAACTGCGCGATGCGCACGTTCCGCTGCTGGCCGGCACCGACATTCCCCTGCAAGCGGCGCCTGGCTTCTCCTTGCAGATGGAGTTGGCACTCCTGCAGTCTGCCGGACTCACCCCGCTGGAGGCACTCCGTACCGGTACCCTCAATCCGGCGCAGTATCAGCACGCGCAGGACTCCCTGGGCACCGTCGCGGCCGGACGTCTCGCCGATCTGGTCGTGCTGCGTGACGATCCGCTGCGTGATGTGCGTGCCGTGCGTTCGATCGACTTCGTTGTTTCGCGCGGCCGTGTCTACGCCCGTCGAGACCTTGACGCGATGGTCGAACAAGCCCGCGTGGCGCTGCGCGAACTGCGACTCAGCGAAAAGACCCGCCACATGGCCGAGCGCTAG
- a CDS encoding M15 family metallopeptidase has product MELTVNRSRRRATLAPFSVAVLLSTPLCAPLGAQNTAPSAALQPGPKPAAAPALGKWVGEYDRNGQVVFVIEDSNTLVLLDTARATASRQVLTPAALQQLHLTKRQVGPVAGANQLKVTPVRSIADLRREALAASPPTEKPPARASDLVELTTLDPGIKLEIRYATTNNFAGAKFYDQPRAFMQRPAAEAVVRAHRALRVLGYGLLIHDAYRPWYVTRMFWDAMPADKRWLVANPADGSKHNRGAAVDLTLYDLKSGRPIEMPSTYDESTGRAHADYPGGTALQRWHRALLRNAMVREGFVVNALEWWHFDFGSWRDYAIGNVTFDKIGR; this is encoded by the coding sequence ATGGAGCTCACCGTGAACCGCAGTCGCCGCCGTGCCACGCTCGCGCCGTTTTCCGTGGCGGTGCTTTTGAGCACTCCGCTGTGTGCCCCGTTGGGCGCGCAGAACACTGCTCCCTCAGCTGCACTGCAGCCTGGGCCCAAGCCCGCCGCCGCGCCGGCCCTTGGCAAGTGGGTGGGTGAGTACGACCGCAACGGCCAGGTCGTATTCGTGATTGAAGACAGCAATACGCTGGTGTTGCTCGATACCGCGCGCGCAACTGCGTCGCGTCAGGTGCTCACACCGGCCGCATTGCAGCAGTTGCACCTGACCAAGCGCCAGGTGGGACCGGTCGCGGGCGCGAACCAGCTCAAGGTGACACCGGTTCGGAGCATTGCGGATCTTCGCCGTGAGGCCCTCGCGGCCTCGCCACCGACCGAAAAACCCCCAGCGCGCGCCAGTGATCTGGTTGAACTCACCACACTTGACCCGGGCATCAAGCTCGAGATCCGCTACGCGACCACCAACAATTTTGCTGGCGCGAAATTCTACGACCAGCCGCGCGCCTTCATGCAGCGACCCGCCGCCGAGGCGGTCGTGCGCGCCCATCGCGCGCTGCGCGTCCTCGGCTATGGACTGCTGATCCACGATGCCTATCGGCCGTGGTACGTGACCCGGATGTTCTGGGATGCGATGCCCGCCGACAAGCGCTGGCTCGTGGCCAATCCCGCTGACGGGTCAAAGCACAATCGGGGCGCGGCGGTTGATCTGACCCTCTACGATCTCAAGTCAGGTCGGCCGATTGAGATGCCGAGCACGTATGATGAAAGCACCGGGCGCGCACACGCCGACTACCCCGGGGGCACCGCCCTGCAGCGGTGGCATCGCGCGCTGCTGCGCAACGCGATGGTGCGCGAGGGATTCGTCGTGAATGCCCTCGAGTGGTGGCACTTTGATTTTGGCAGCTGGCGCGACTACGCCATCGGCAACGTCACCTTTGACAAGATCGGACGATAG